A genomic window from Cotesia glomerata isolate CgM1 linkage group LG7, MPM_Cglom_v2.3, whole genome shotgun sequence includes:
- the LOC123269937 gene encoding glutaredoxin-like isoform X1 encodes MGLVSSSRRIMTIDKAAVQKIIDSDTVVIFSKSTCPYCTKAKNAFKQIGKDFKVIELDEEDDCAGYQDALGEITGARTVPRVFVNGKFIGGGDKVAEMLKTGELAKLFD; translated from the exons ATGGGTTTAGTTTCCAGTTCAAGAAGAATCATGACTATCGACAAAGCCGCTgttcaaaaaatcattgacTCAGATACTGTtgtcattttttcaaagtccACCTGTCCTTACTGCACTAAAGCTAAAaat gcATTCAAGCAGATAGGCAAAGACTTCAAAGTAATTGAACTAGACGAGGAAGACGACTGTGCCGGGTACCAGGATGCTCTTGGAGAAATCACCGGTGCCAGAACTGTACCCAGAGTTTTTGTCAATGGAAAGTTCATTGGTGGTGGTGACAAGGTCGCTGAAATGCTCAAAACTGGAGAACTCGCCAAgctttttgattaa
- the LOC123269937 gene encoding glutaredoxin-C4-like isoform X2: MTIDKAAVQKIIDSDTVVIFSKSTCPYCTKAKNAFKQIGKDFKVIELDEEDDCAGYQDALGEITGARTVPRVFVNGKFIGGGDKVAEMLKTGELAKLFD; this comes from the exons ATGACTATCGACAAAGCCGCTgttcaaaaaatcattgacTCAGATACTGTtgtcattttttcaaagtccACCTGTCCTTACTGCACTAAAGCTAAAaat gcATTCAAGCAGATAGGCAAAGACTTCAAAGTAATTGAACTAGACGAGGAAGACGACTGTGCCGGGTACCAGGATGCTCTTGGAGAAATCACCGGTGCCAGAACTGTACCCAGAGTTTTTGTCAATGGAAAGTTCATTGGTGGTGGTGACAAGGTCGCTGAAATGCTCAAAACTGGAGAACTCGCCAAgctttttgattaa
- the LOC123269933 gene encoding group XIIA secretory phospholipase A2 — translation MDLMRYRKFFVYILTFLAYAWSGYGAGLIGNLRDAVLAAETIFGDFFQNAITVARKIKDIHEVFDAAVEENCVYTCPNGVTAKPDRNHVPQSNGCGSLGIEINQEYLPLSEMTKCCDEHDICYDTCNSDKEKCDLEFKRCLYKYCDGYQTTGTTIVNTCKAAAKMLYTGTTTLGCKSYIDAQSAACWCPEKDKSRSWKKKGKWSGFDEL, via the exons ATGGATTTAATGAGGTATAGAAAATTCTTCGTCTACATATTAACCTTCCTCGCCTACGCCTGGTCAGGATATGGAGCTGGACTGATCGGGAACCTCCGAGACGCCGTTCTAGCAGCTGAGACCATTTTCGGGGACTTTTTTCAAAACGCCATCACTGTCGCCAGGAAAATTAAGGATATTCACGAGGTCTTCGATGCTGCCGTCGAGGAAAATTGTGTTTACACTTGTCCCaatg gtGTGACAGCAAAGCCTGACAGAAATCATGTACCTCAAAGTAATGGATGTGGTTCTCTGGGTATTgag atAAACCAAGAATACCTTCCACTATCAGAAATGACAAAATGCTGCGACGAGCACGATATCTGTTACGACACCTGCAATTCTGATAAAGAAAAGTGTGATCTAGAATTCAAAAGATGCTTATACAAATACTGCGACGGCTATCAGACCACCGGAACAACAATAGTAAACACTTGTAAAGCTGCCGCGAAGATGCTCTACACCGGAACGACGACGCTGGGTTGCAAAAGTTACATCGACGCTCAGTCTGCGGCTTGCTGGTGTCCTGAAAAAGATAAATCTAGGAGCTGGAAGAAAAAAGGAAAGTGGTCTGGGTTCGACGAGCTCtga
- the LOC123269936 gene encoding FACT complex subunit SSRP1-B-like, whose product MGNENSTPKKSETRKFRGDFKSTDGDSSKTPEPKRPRKQKAKSSGGPTNPFLIFFLRMRSKKPNEHVTTIAKAAGKQWAKMTPDQRQKYVKMASVAKKKRVYKKKKRDDDPE is encoded by the exons ATGGGCAATGAAAACTCGACGCCCAAAAAGTCGGAAACACGAAAATTCAGAGGAGACTTCAAAAg CACAGATGGCGATTCCTCAAAAACTCCGGAGCCAAAACGCCCTAGAAAGCAGAAGGCTAAAAGTTCTGGAGGACCTACCAACCCGTTCCTGATTTTCTTCCTAAGGATGAGGAGCAAGAAGCCCAATGAGCATGTCACGACCATCGCAAAGGCCGCTGGCAAGCAGTGGGCAAAGATGACACCCGACCAGAGACAGAAGTACGTCAAAATGGCCAGTGTTGCTAAGAAGAAACGCGtttataaaaagaagaaaCGCGATGATGATCCggaatag